A single genomic interval of Lucilia cuprina isolate Lc7/37 chromosome 2, ASM2204524v1, whole genome shotgun sequence harbors:
- the LOC111681682 gene encoding serine/threonine-protein kinase TBK1 codes for MSFLRGSLNYVWCTTSVLGKGATGSVFQGVNKITGESVAVKTFNPYSHMRPPDVQMREFEALKKVNHENIVKLLAIEEDQEGRGKVIVMELCTGGSLFNILDDPENSYGLPEHEFLLVLEHLCAGMKHLRDNKLVHRDLKPGNIMKFISEDGQTIYKLTDFGAARELEDNQPFASLYGTEEYLHPDLYERAVLRKSINRSFTANVDLWSIGVTLYHVATGNLPFRPYGGRKNRETMHQITTKKASGVISGTQTSENGPIEWSTTLPPHCHLSEGLKTLVTPLLAGLLEENREKTWSFDRFFQEVTLILRKRVIHVFFSNRTSSVEIFLEPEEQIEHFRERILMQTKVPLEKQILLFNNEHLEKRINMHTTANSFPKTTTEEPIFLYSNDDNNVQLPQQLDLPKFPVFPSNVSVENDASLAKAACSVGHECKRRVDTFTNIDILIKKAVQQFIETLITTITLLVKKTKHFDKLLSTEIDYADAVQSMAKVTKGDQELKPILQKLENLKTDFDGAADVIMQLHTNFVVEDQLNEQWTSSMHGKKCPCRTRASAQAKYLVERLRDSWQHLLRDRATRTLTYNDEQFHALEKIKVDRNGKRIKSLLMDDVKPSVAQMAECLADWYKLAQTVYLKSEILEKDVRECERTLNTIRDELYRLKIDLQKDMDAKLVNNSNQLSKIEQKSRLIFMQQQQQEILAIMKQNRQLISMLQELGIRLPTAANPLDF; via the exons ATGTCTTTTCTAAGGGGTTCCTTAAATTATGTTTGGTGTACCACCAGTGTTTTGGGCAAAGGTGCTACGGGTTCGGTTTTTCAG GGTGTCAATAAAATTACCGGAGAATCGGTCGCCGTCAAAACATTTAACCCTTACAGTCACATGCGTCCTCCAGATGTACAAATGCGAGAATTCGAAGCTTTAAAGAAAGTCAACCATGAAAACATTGTAAAACTTTTAGCAATCGAAGAAGATCAAGAGGGTCGCGGCAAAGTGATTGTTATGGAACTGTGTACCGGTGgtagtttatttaacattttagatGATCCCGAAAATTCTTATGGTTTGCCCGAGCATGAATTCTTATTGGTTTTGGAACATTTATGTGCCGGCATGAAACATTTGCGTGATAACAAATTGGTCCACCGTGATTTAAAGCCCggaaatattatgaaatttatttcggAAGATGGTCAGACTATATACAAGCTAACGGATTTTGGTGCCGCCCGTGAACTGGAAGATAATCAGCCATTTGCTTCGCTTTATGGTACTGAAGAGTATCTACATCCTGATTTGTATGAAAGGGCAGTTCTAAGGAAATCCATAAATCGTTCCTTTACCGCCAATGTTGACCTATGGTCCATAGGCGTTACTCTATATCATGTGGCAACGGGAAATTTACCCTTTCGTCCCTATGGCGGTCGCAAGAATCGAGAAACTATGCATCAAATTACTACCAAAAAAGCTTCGGGTGTTATATCTGGTACCCAAACTTCGGAAAATGGTCCCATTGAATGGTCAACCACTTTACCGCCACACTGTCATTTGTCCGAGGGTCTAAAGACTTTAGTTACCCCCCTACTAGCCGGTCTTTTAGAAGAAAATCGTGAAAAAACCTGGTCATTTGATAGATTCTTTCAGGAAGTTACTTTGATCTTACGCAAACGTGTTATACATGTATTCTTTTCAAATCGCACCAGTTCGGTGGAAATCTTTTTGGAACCCGAAGAACAAATCGAACATTTTCGTGAACGTATACTAATGCAAACGAAAGTGCCTTTGGAGAAACAAATATTACTCTTTAAtaatgaacatttagagaaGAGAATTAATATGCATACAACGG CCAATTCTTTTCCCAAAACAACTACGGAAGAACCTATATTCTTATATAgcaatgatgataataatgttcAATTACCACAACAACTTGATTTGCCGAAATTTCCTGTATTTCCCAGTAATGTTTCAGTTGAGAATGATGCTAGTCTAGCAAAG gCTGCTTGCAGTGTGGGTCATGAATGCAAAAGACGCGTAGATACCTTTACcaatattgatattttaataaaaaaggctGTACAACAGTTTATTGAAACTTTAATTACTACTATCACTTTGTTAGTAAA aaaaaccaAACATTTTGATAAATTACTATCGACTGAAATAGATTATGCGGATGCAGTGCAAAGTATGGCTAAAGTG ACCAAAGGAGATCAAGAATTGAAACCCATTTTACAGAAATTGGAAAATCTTAAAACAGATTTTGATGGTGCTGCCGATGTTATAATGCAATTACATACAAACTTTGTGGTGGAAGATCAATTAAA tgAACAATGGACTTCTTCTATGCATGGTAAAAAATGTCCCTGTCGCACTAGAGCTAGTGCCCAAGCAAAATATTTAGTAGAGCGTTTACGTGATTCCTGGCAACATTTATTAAGAGATCGTGCTACACGTACTTTAACCTACAATGATGAACAGTTTCATGCTTTGGAAAAAATTAAG GTAGATCGCAATGGCAAACGCATAAAATCATTGTTAATGGATGATGTTAAGCCCTCGGTGGCTCAAATGGCTGAATGtttagccgattggtataaaCTAGCTCAAACGGTCTATTTAAAAAGTGAAAtcttagaaaaagatgtacgaGAATGTGAACGCACCTTAAATACTATACGTGATGAGTTATATCGTCTTAAAATTGATTTACAAAAAGATATGGATGCCAAATTAGTAAATAATAGTAATCAGTTATCGAAAATTGAGCAAAAAAGTCGTCTtatt tttatgcaacaacagcaacaggaaATTTTAGCTATAATGAAACAAAATCGTCAATTGATCTCAATGTTACAAGAATTGGGTATACGTCTACCAACTGCTGCAAATCCTTTGGATTTTTGA
- the LOC111681676 gene encoding conserved oligomeric Golgi complex subunit 5 gives MVTLTDSPKPNIDNEAVVEEEDDITAALAAMNLTIGDQIQELSKRLNNINEELQQQVRDKHGALLQQATHAGRFDAALNTLADDVQRIRNSSYRLKHQVDHQYQLIENQSKVLARLHELSHLLRSSKTLLTLTSKLRNTKDVLKQAELHYELNELIEDPDLKKIEFVQSARMYVINSRQKIRNLTQMQLVTGLQERNEQQICNALKIFINFNTLDNSLDNLVKTFISDLEQSLKECFAGNDISILNKNEANKTITSSPKSAAAAGLRGPGKTPQLTTTQNFRAKFWKSLHWLLYDELYECCTQIQLLKQALEDVQQFGTSAASAEQTISQRFWQAVQELLRKSFKECPAHITQTLQEGLSKLLSSVRGLEQKVNNAFLFDDDLFTHLEVGYVSKCGANMKACMAGVDLPNNETVDNFIRVAAAELSAALVDTRLTNAIAAVFIACSKEFCTKIEAQIKLGPDSVQVVDLPNTQQIQNTLLANILYYFKDSTKRMLQDLGQQFSKSQSTARDDIAKSLEQADLLIGTILQQIMDSIVSTINIIILSIHREPGLNSEKISTAGPSMYMKELQEFINRSWTNHIVPYDDKDITMRCGQEVAKRCIDFFIHNISILRPLSQAGRQRLKNDCLHMENTLKPLCTNLYELGNSARLLRAMSFLIVQDPAQLIKQTIGADSLVPSYIILLLLFAHAGPELQSPHTTVNWSNERLIEWLEGHTNEREKLELISGALQRYRDGVRRRKSEQYDEVFPLMVEYFEKASKVDA, from the exons at GGTAACACTTACCGATTCGCCCAAACCAAATATCGATAATGAAGCAGTGGTGGAGGAGGAGGACGACATTACTGCCGCATTGGCTGCAATGAATCTTACAATTGGTGATCAAATCCAAGAACTAAGTAAACGTCTTAATAACATCAATGAAGAGCTGCAACAACAGGTGCGTGACAAACATGGAGCCCTACTGCAACAGGCAACTCATGCCGGACGCTTTGATGCGGCTCTAAATACTTTGGCCGATGATGTGCAACGTATACGTAATTCCAGTTATCGTCTTAAGCATCAAGTTGATCATCAATATCAATTAATAGAGAATCAATCGAAGGTTTTGGCACGTCTACATGAATTATCACATCTTTTAAGATCTTCCAAAACATTGCTAACTTTGACCTCCAAATTAAGGAACACTAAAGATGTTCTCAAGCAGGCGGAGTTGCATTATGAATTGAATGAACTAATTGAAGATCCGGATTTGAAGAAAATTGAATTTGTACAATCGGCAAGAATGTATGTTATAAATTCCAGACAGAAAATACGCAATCTAACACAAATGCAATTGGTTACGGGTTTGCAGGAACGGAATGAACAACAAATTTGTAATGCTTTGAAG atctttataaatttcaacACCCTAGATAACTCTTTAGATAATCTCGTTAAAACGTTCATTTCTGATTTAGAACAATCACTTAAAGAGTGTTTTGCTGGCAATGATATctctatattaaataaaaatgaagccaataaaacaataacttcTTCACCAAAATCAGCCGCCGCTGCTGGTCTTAGAGGTCCAGGAAAAACTCCCCAATTGACAACAACGCAAAACTTTCGTGCAAAATTCTGGAAATCTTTACATTGGCTGCTTTACGATGAACTTTATGAGTGTTGTACACAAATTCAATTGCTAAAACAGGCTTTAGAAGATGTGCAACAGTTTGGCACATCGGCTGCTAGTGCTGAACAAACTATTAGTCAACGCTTTTGGCAAGCTGTACAGGAACTGTTAAGAAAATCCTTTAAGGAATGTCCTGCACATATAACACAAACTTTACAGGAAGGTTTATCTAAACTACTTAGTTCTGTACGTGGCCTAGAGCAAAAGGTAAATAATGCATTTTTGTTTGATGACGATTTGTTTACTCACCTGGAAGTGGGTTATGTTAGTAAGTGTGGTGCCAATATGAAAGCCTGTATGGCGGGAGTGGATTTGCCTAATAATGAAACTGTTGATAATTTCATAAGAGTTGCGGCCGCAGAACTAAGTGCTGCTTTAGTGGATACTAGACTTACTAATGCCATTGCAGCCGTATTTATAGCCTGCAGTAAAGAGTTTTGCACTAAGATTGAGGCCCAAATAAAATTAGGACCCGATTCGGTGCAAGTGGTAGATCTACCCAATACCCAGCAAATACAGAATACTTTATTGGCCAATATTTTATACTATTTCAAAGACTCTACCAAACGTATGCTGCAGGATTTAGGGcaacaattttctaaatccCAATCTACTGCCAGGGACGATATTGCCAAGTCTTTGGAACAGGCTGATCTTTTGATAGGCACTATACTGCAGCAAATTATGGATTCTATAGTGTCCACCATTAATATCATTATCTTGAGTATACATCGTGAGCCGGGCTTGAATTCGGAAAAAATTTCCACAGCTGGACCCTCGATGTATATGAAAGAATTACAAGAGTTTATTAATCGTTCTTGGACAAATCACATTGTACCCTACGATGACAAGGACATAACAATGAGATGTGGTCAGGAAGTGGCCAAAAGATGTATTGATTTTTTCATACACAACATCAGTATCCTAAGACCTCTAAGTCAAGCGGGTAGACAGAGATTAAAGAACGATTGTTTGCATATGGAAAACACCCTTAAGCCATTGTGTACCAATCTCTATGAATTGGGTAATTCAGCTCGTTTACTACGTGCCATGTCATTCCTTATTGTACAAGATCCCGCGCAATTGATTAAACAAACTATCGGTGCAGATTCTCTAGTACCTTCTTACATTATTTTACTTCTGTTATTTGCTCATGCTGGTCCAGAGCTACAATCACCCCACACCACTGTTAATTGGTCTAATGAACGTTTGATTGAATGGCTGGAGGGTCATACAAATGAACGTGAAAAATTGGAATTGATTTCGGGAGCCTTGCAGCGTTACAGGGATGGCGTTAGACGCCGCAAAAGTGAACAGTATGATGAAGTGTTTCCTCTAATGGTGGAATATTTCGAAAAAGCTTCAAAAGTCGATGCTTAA